The following are encoded together in the Tatumella ptyseos genome:
- a CDS encoding AzlD family protein: MNILPVATILLMALSTYFTRIIGYLLLRNRQLSPRMQAVMDAAPGCVLITIISPYFVTDKPADLLALVISLLAASRWGLLPVVVISVVSTAVLRFLL, translated from the coding sequence GTGAATATTTTACCTGTCGCGACCATTTTACTGATGGCGTTGAGTACCTACTTTACCCGCATTATCGGCTATTTATTACTCCGTAATCGCCAGCTCAGTCCGCGTATGCAAGCCGTAATGGATGCTGCCCCCGGTTGTGTATTAATCACTATTATTTCGCCCTATTTTGTCACCGATAAACCCGCCGATCTTCTGGCGTTAGTCATTTCACTCTTAGCAGCATCACGCTGGGGCCTTTTACCCGTGGTGGTTATTAGCGTGGTAAGTACAGCGGTGTTACGGTTTTTATTGTAG
- a CDS encoding zinc-binding alcohol dehydrogenase family protein, translated as MKAISCLSPTTGQATDQFFEIETPHPELNTRDVLVKISSISVNPVDTKVRNGSIPTHSRGILGWDAVGEVVEIGREVENFTAGDRVWYAGDLTREGSNAEYQAVDERIISLVPKSLSNEEAAALPLTALTAWEMLFDRFGITQQSSGSILIIGGGGGVGSIAIQLLKAKTVMTVIATASRPETQDWVKALGADYVINHHLPLEEQLAQLGLAQPDYVFSTNATETYLQQIADLIAPQGKFGLIDDPESLNIMPLKPKSISTHWELMFTRSMFETKDMAQQGEILHQLATLVEEGKVQTTMDTVLGPINVENLTQAHQLIESGKAKGKVILSGF; from the coding sequence ATGAAGGCGATATCGTGTTTATCCCCAACAACGGGTCAGGCCACCGATCAATTCTTTGAGATTGAAACCCCACACCCAGAGCTTAATACACGGGATGTATTGGTGAAAATTTCTTCAATATCAGTCAATCCGGTAGATACCAAAGTGAGGAACGGATCCATCCCGACACATTCTCGGGGCATCTTAGGATGGGATGCGGTGGGAGAAGTGGTTGAAATCGGTCGCGAGGTCGAAAACTTCACTGCGGGTGACCGAGTCTGGTATGCCGGTGATTTAACCCGTGAAGGGAGTAATGCTGAATATCAAGCAGTTGATGAACGTATTATCAGTCTTGTCCCTAAGTCATTATCGAATGAAGAGGCTGCAGCGCTACCGCTTACTGCACTGACTGCTTGGGAGATGCTTTTCGATCGCTTCGGTATCACTCAGCAATCGAGTGGGTCCATCTTAATTATTGGCGGTGGCGGCGGTGTCGGCTCAATTGCCATTCAATTACTCAAAGCCAAAACAGTGATGACAGTGATTGCGACCGCCTCTCGCCCGGAGACTCAAGATTGGGTGAAAGCATTAGGCGCTGACTATGTGATCAATCATCACTTACCGCTAGAGGAACAATTGGCGCAATTAGGACTAGCCCAGCCAGATTATGTCTTTTCAACGAACGCGACAGAGACTTATCTGCAGCAGATTGCAGACCTTATTGCCCCTCAAGGTAAATTTGGCTTAATTGATGATCCAGAAAGCCTCAATATCATGCCGTTAAAGCCTAAATCTATTTCCACCCACTGGGAGTTAATGTTTACTCGTTCTATGTTCGAAACGAAAGACATGGCGCAACAAGGCGAGATTTTACATCAGCTCGCGACTTTGGTTGAGGAGGGGAAAGTGCAGACGACAATGGATACGGTATTGGGACCTATTAATGTTGAGAACTTAACGCAAGCACATCAACTAATCGAATCGGGTAAGGCTAAGGGGAAAGTTATCTTATCGGGTTTCTAA
- a CDS encoding winged helix-turn-helix transcriptional regulator produces MAKIKHSRFDCTPGCSVEAAIGLLEGKWKSIVLWHLLTDEVLRFSELRKRIPVVTPNVLTRQLRELEEDGLIVRKVFAEVPPRVEYRLSPLGKTLAPILEALKAWGDENIDLYGKAVQK; encoded by the coding sequence ATGGCTAAAATCAAACACTCAAGATTTGACTGCACACCAGGTTGTTCGGTCGAAGCAGCAATAGGCCTATTGGAAGGAAAATGGAAAAGTATCGTTCTGTGGCATTTACTTACGGATGAAGTGCTGCGGTTTAGTGAACTTCGCAAACGAATCCCAGTTGTTACCCCGAACGTACTGACTCGACAATTACGAGAACTGGAAGAAGATGGGCTGATTGTTCGTAAGGTGTTCGCCGAAGTCCCCCCACGAGTCGAATACCGGTTGTCGCCCTTAGGTAAAACCTTAGCTCCGATATTAGAAGCATTAAAAGCCTGGGGTGACGAAAATATCGACCTCTACGGTAAGGCGGTTCAGAAGTGA
- a CDS encoding GNAT family N-acetyltransferase produces the protein MGINVREVKAEDHEAWITLWRKYLTFAGCDLDGSITLSTWNRALSSDSPLMCRVAEMDGDIIGFAIFVLHEGAWVTRPLCYLEDLYVDEKKRGIGAGKSLIEAIRDEAKDKSWAKVYWITRESNPARVLYDRLAVLEDFVRYSIKV, from the coding sequence ATGGGTATCAACGTTCGTGAGGTTAAAGCAGAAGACCACGAGGCGTGGATCACTTTGTGGAGGAAATATCTAACCTTTGCAGGATGTGATCTAGATGGATCAATCACCTTATCTACTTGGAATCGTGCTTTGTCCTCAGATTCCCCCCTGATGTGTAGAGTTGCTGAAATGGATGGAGATATTATCGGCTTTGCCATCTTTGTTTTGCACGAAGGTGCTTGGGTGACGCGCCCACTCTGCTATCTGGAAGACTTGTATGTTGACGAGAAAAAGCGAGGCATCGGAGCTGGAAAGTCACTTATAGAAGCTATCCGGGACGAGGCTAAGGATAAATCATGGGCGAAAGTTTACTGGATTACACGTGAATCCAATCCAGCACGGGTGCTCTACGATCGGCTGGCAGTTCTGGAGGATTTCGTCCGCTACAGCATCAAGGTATGA
- a CDS encoding type I restriction-modification system subunit M, with amino-acid sequence MTEQEQQKLGALLWDIANQLRGSMNADDFRDYMLSFLFLRYLSANYEEAAAKELGQDYPKPIKNDDGLVKQTSLNIWYANNAEDVADFEDSMRSLIHYVIKPEFLWSNIAELARTQHDDLLKTLNAGFKYIEEQSFARSFNGLFSEINLNSEKLGKDYKIRNTKLCSIISSIEEKLVNFSTNNDTLGDAYEYLIAQFASGSGKKAGEFYTPQPISTILSRIVSLDSQDPSTGYKKSLDRILDFACGSGSLLLNVRNQVKEHNGKVGKIYGQEKNITTYNLARMNMLLHGVKDTEFQIFHGDTLANDWDILNELNPSKKITFNAIVANPPFSLKWDTTEALAKDFRFKDYGLAPKSAADFAFLLHGFHFLADDGVMAIILPHGVLFRGGAEQKIRQKLIDDGHIDTVIGLPANLFFSTGIPVCILILKRCKKFDDVLFINAADYFERGKKQNYLREQDIERIVDTYQYRKEEERYSKRVSLDEIKNKNEYNLNISRYINTSEAEKEIDLTEVNKNLQKIAEEIKQSKDTHNAFLREIGLSELP; translated from the coding sequence ATGACCGAACAGGAACAGCAAAAACTTGGTGCCTTACTTTGGGACATTGCAAACCAATTACGTGGCTCAATGAATGCAGATGACTTTCGGGATTACATGTTGTCATTCCTATTCTTGCGTTATTTATCTGCGAACTATGAAGAAGCTGCTGCTAAAGAACTCGGGCAAGATTATCCAAAACCAATTAAAAATGATGATGGTTTAGTTAAGCAGACATCACTTAATATTTGGTATGCCAATAATGCTGAAGATGTGGCTGACTTTGAAGATAGTATGAGAAGTTTAATTCACTATGTGATTAAACCCGAATTCTTATGGAGTAATATTGCAGAACTTGCACGTACTCAACATGATGATCTACTTAAAACATTAAATGCTGGTTTTAAATACATTGAAGAACAATCTTTCGCACGTAGTTTTAATGGTCTCTTCTCTGAGATTAATCTTAACTCTGAAAAATTAGGTAAAGATTACAAGATACGCAATACCAAACTATGCTCAATCATTAGTAGTATTGAAGAAAAGCTTGTTAATTTCTCAACAAATAATGACACATTAGGTGATGCTTACGAATACTTAATTGCACAATTTGCATCAGGTTCTGGTAAAAAAGCAGGTGAATTCTATACACCACAACCGATATCGACAATTTTATCTCGAATTGTATCTTTAGATAGTCAAGACCCTAGTACTGGTTATAAAAAATCTTTAGATCGGATCTTAGACTTTGCTTGTGGTTCGGGCTCATTATTACTAAATGTACGTAATCAAGTAAAAGAGCATAATGGCAAGGTAGGTAAAATTTACGGTCAGGAAAAAAACATTACCACCTATAACTTAGCCCGTATGAATATGCTCTTACATGGCGTAAAAGATACTGAGTTTCAAATATTCCATGGTGATACTTTAGCAAATGATTGGGATATTCTAAATGAGCTAAATCCATCTAAGAAAATTACATTTAATGCCATTGTAGCTAATCCACCATTTAGTTTAAAATGGGATACGACTGAAGCTTTAGCTAAAGATTTTCGCTTTAAAGATTACGGTTTGGCCCCTAAATCGGCTGCTGACTTTGCATTCCTGTTGCATGGTTTCCATTTTTTAGCAGATGATGGAGTCATGGCTATTATCTTGCCACATGGAGTGTTATTCCGTGGAGGAGCTGAGCAAAAAATACGACAAAAACTCATTGATGATGGTCATATCGATACAGTAATTGGACTACCAGCAAATCTGTTTTTCTCAACAGGCATTCCTGTATGTATTTTAATCTTAAAGCGCTGCAAGAAATTTGATGATGTCCTGTTTATCAATGCTGCTGATTACTTCGAAAGAGGTAAAAAACAAAATTACTTACGCGAACAAGATATTGAGAGAATTGTTGATACCTATCAATATCGTAAAGAAGAAGAGCGTTATTCAAAACGTGTAAGTTTGGATGAGATAAAGAATAAAAATGAATACAATCTTAATATCTCTAGATATATTAATACTTCAGAAGCTGAAAAAGAGATTGATTTGACAGAGGTTAATAAAAATCTTCAAAAAATTGCTGAAGAAATTAAACAATCTAAAGATACCCATAATGCCTTTTTAAGAGAGATCGGATTATCCGAGTTGCCCTAA
- a CDS encoding AAA family ATPase — translation MSNQRSIKKYKTMNRIVELFRSDLQSKDYILLYAYNGTGKTRLSMEFKNKGKMIGVRNRTSKGDTLYFNAFTEDLFTWDNDLEDDTNRKLCLNKYSKFFNVFDEEIDLENKIRAHLIKFADFDFKIQYEPVKGEDVRTVSFSRNEIYKPYNSSELSTCTVDNIKISRGEENLFIWCTFLAICELAIDGQEGYDWVSYIYIDDPISSLDENNVIAIASDLAILLREAQDNVKVLISTHHGLFFNIMTNEIKNHNHKCYFLYKNKLTNEYQLQTTGDTPFFYHVAMLKELHEAAHAIPSKLYTYHFNILRSIMEKTASFFGAEDFSFCMKDIDNEKLFSRALNLMSHGQYSVYEPRNMLPDNQKLFKDILNAFLENYPFQLPTVGEAIQLATSTSTQTATPQEIQS, via the coding sequence ATGAGTAATCAAAGAAGTATTAAAAAATATAAAACTATGAACAGAATAGTTGAGCTTTTTAGAAGTGACTTGCAAAGTAAAGATTACATACTTCTTTACGCTTATAACGGTACAGGAAAAACTCGTCTATCAATGGAGTTTAAAAATAAAGGAAAAATGATAGGAGTAAGGAATAGGACTAGCAAAGGAGATACTCTTTATTTTAATGCTTTCACTGAAGATTTATTTACTTGGGATAATGACTTAGAAGATGATACTAATCGTAAACTTTGTTTAAATAAATATTCAAAATTCTTCAATGTTTTTGATGAAGAGATTGATTTAGAAAATAAAATTAGAGCCCATTTAATAAAATTTGCAGACTTTGATTTTAAGATTCAATATGAACCAGTAAAAGGTGAGGATGTTCGGACTGTCTCTTTCAGTCGAAATGAAATTTACAAACCTTATAACTCTTCTGAATTATCTACTTGTACAGTTGATAACATTAAAATCTCTCGTGGAGAAGAAAATTTATTCATTTGGTGTACATTTTTAGCAATCTGCGAATTAGCTATTGATGGACAAGAAGGCTATGACTGGGTTAGCTATATTTATATTGATGATCCTATTTCATCATTAGATGAGAATAATGTGATTGCTATAGCAAGTGATTTAGCTATTTTATTACGTGAAGCACAAGATAATGTCAAAGTACTAATCTCTACGCATCATGGCCTCTTCTTCAATATTATGACCAATGAAATAAAAAATCATAATCATAAATGCTATTTTCTGTACAAGAATAAACTTACAAATGAATACCAGTTACAAACTACAGGCGATACACCCTTTTTCTACCATGTTGCTATGTTAAAAGAGTTACATGAAGCTGCTCATGCTATTCCATCGAAACTTTATACTTATCATTTTAATATTTTACGTAGTATTATGGAAAAAACCGCTTCTTTTTTTGGGGCTGAAGATTTTTCATTTTGTATGAAAGATATTGATAATGAGAAACTTTTTTCACGTGCGTTAAACTTGATGAGTCATGGTCAATATTCCGTATATGAGCCACGAAACATGCTACCTGATAATCAAAAATTATTTAAAGATATTCTAAATGCATTTTTAGAAAACTATCCATTTCAGTTACCTACTGTCGGTGAGGCTATTCAGCTAGCCACATCTACATCTACTCAAACAGCTACCCCACAGGAAATTCAGTCATGA
- a CDS encoding restriction endonuclease subunit S, producing MLNNQLLKNDEEQYFPRIRFYEFKEDLGWKVRPFKSLFTFKTTNSFSREFLNYKSGNIKNIHYGDIHTKFSTLFNIELEEVPYVNANVNLDKISPDNYCQVGDIIFADASEDLKDVGKHIEIINLNNEKVISGTHTLLARKIDNSLITGFSSYLFSSRYLRQQIQKESQGTKVLGISAGRLSGIKIYLPTSADEQRKIADFLSSLDKLIESSSFKLKLYKEHRTGLLQLLFPKNGENLPKLRLGKFSQKWKGIELSEIAKPVKKKNSTGDEIKVLSLSNEHGVVSQADYFLKKVAGDNTERYIVLKKNDFVYNDRITKNSTYGTIKRLSLYESGIVSPIYKCFRFEKNQNPVFWEYFFESKTYESEIKKIVNEGARAGRYNISIDKFLSINVMQPSLLEQEKVACCFTSLDSLISNQTNYIEQLKKHKIGLMQQLFPVVEEICA from the coding sequence ATGTTAAATAATCAATTACTGAAAAATGATGAAGAACAGTATTTCCCACGAATCCGCTTTTATGAATTTAAAGAGGATTTAGGTTGGAAGGTTAGGCCTTTTAAATCTTTGTTTACTTTTAAAACTACCAATAGTTTTTCAAGAGAATTTTTAAATTACAAATCAGGCAATATTAAAAATATACACTATGGTGATATTCATACTAAATTTTCAACTTTATTCAATATAGAGTTAGAAGAAGTTCCATATGTGAATGCAAATGTAAATTTAGATAAAATTTCTCCTGATAATTACTGTCAAGTGGGAGACATAATTTTCGCTGATGCATCCGAAGATTTGAAAGATGTCGGAAAACATATCGAAATCATAAATTTGAATAATGAAAAAGTTATATCTGGTACCCATACTTTATTAGCTAGAAAGATAGATAATTCACTTATTACAGGATTTTCGAGCTATTTATTTAGTTCAAGATATTTGCGTCAACAAATTCAAAAAGAATCACAAGGTACTAAAGTTCTAGGTATTTCCGCTGGAAGACTATCTGGGATCAAAATATATCTCCCAACTTCAGCAGATGAACAGCGTAAAATAGCTGATTTTCTTTCATCTCTAGATAAGCTTATAGAAAGTTCATCATTCAAACTTAAACTTTATAAAGAACACAGAACTGGCCTTCTACAACTGCTTTTTCCTAAAAATGGAGAAAATTTACCGAAGTTAAGATTAGGAAAATTTAGTCAAAAATGGAAGGGCATTGAGCTGTCTGAAATTGCTAAACCTGTTAAGAAGAAAAATTCTACAGGTGATGAAATTAAAGTTTTATCTCTTTCTAATGAACATGGAGTAGTTTCTCAAGCGGATTATTTCTTAAAAAAAGTTGCTGGAGACAATACTGAGCGGTATATCGTTTTAAAAAAGAATGATTTTGTATATAACGATCGAATCACTAAAAATTCAACCTATGGAACGATTAAAAGACTTTCTCTTTATGAAAGTGGAATCGTTTCACCTATTTATAAATGTTTCCGCTTTGAAAAAAATCAAAATCCAGTTTTTTGGGAGTATTTTTTCGAGTCTAAAACCTATGAAAGTGAAATTAAGAAAATTGTAAATGAGGGTGCTAGAGCAGGTCGTTATAATATTTCTATTGATAAGTTTTTATCAATAAATGTTATGCAGCCATCTCTTCTAGAGCAAGAAAAAGTTGCTTGCTGCTTTACTTCACTTGATAGTTTAATTTCCAATCAGACAAATTATATTGAGCAACTTAAAAAACATAAGATAGGCTTAATGCAACAATTATTCCCAGTAGTTGAGGAAATTTGCGCATGA
- a CDS encoding type I restriction endonuclease subunit R, giving the protein MSSSENNLENSLIAKLEELKYKKNEIHDLDSLNANFRNKFNELNQVQLTDAEFERLLQENINSDVFACSQRLRVQHVFDREDGTPLYYTLVNTKDWCKNEFEVIRQFRVNSQNSHHRYDVIILINGLPLVQIELKTLDISPRRAMQQIVDYKNDVGNGYTNTLFVFMQLFIVSNQKQTYYFSNNQEQHFNFNADEQFLPIYQWADPDNRKVNDLHEFSEKFLNKCKLGKMISRYMVLVTTEQKILIMRPYQIYAVEAIIETIKQNRGNGYIWHTTGSGKTLTSFKASTLLKDNPDIEKCLFVVDRKDLDRQTREEFNKFQDGCVEENTNTASLVRRLLSTNYSNKVIVTTIQKLALALNDQSDNLKKTKNSRSKSPSFKEQLKPLQDKRIAIIFDECHRSQFGENHQAIKKFFPKSQLFGFTGTPIFGKNSTVQRIDGREASYAETKDIFQQQLHAYTITHAIEDQNVLKFNIEYFRAAQVDQNKPITARVGDPITQEKIVEAILNKHHHATHERKFNAIFATSSINDAISYYHLFKTKQEELLETNPDYHVLNIACVFSPPAEGDADVKQLSEDLPNEQLDNLDKPNEKKQALTTIINDYNAQFGTSHSLAQFDNYYQDVQQRIKDQIYPNSQAFPQAQKIDITIVVDMLLTGFDSKYLSTLYVDKNLKYHGLIQAFSRTNRVLNDSKPYGTIIDFRGLESAVDESVKLFSNLEKDDHIKEIWLVESATQVIAKLAVAKQKLDTFMQSKGLPTTPEEVINLQGDTAKAEFINKFKEIQRLQTQLSQYTDLTEEQTESINKIMPKDELRSFQSVYLETAKRLKPKQDNPDNVSDETVQQVDFEFVLFNSAMIDYDYIMKLISDYSHTSPEKQSMTREELLNLISSDAKFVDDAEDIKEYIFSLKIGEGLSVEDIKCGFEQFKLEKTDYKIEEIAEKYGLEDEALRLFVDATLALMILDNDLLHELLSPLGLGWKERSKTRKALIQDLTEPMQKRANGREISGWGAHVK; this is encoded by the coding sequence ATGTCTAGCTCCGAAAACAATCTCGAAAATTCACTTATAGCTAAGCTTGAAGAGTTAAAATATAAAAAAAATGAAATTCATGATCTAGACTCACTCAATGCTAATTTTCGGAATAAGTTTAATGAGTTAAACCAAGTTCAGCTTACAGATGCTGAATTTGAGCGCTTATTACAAGAAAATATTAACTCTGATGTATTCGCTTGTTCTCAACGGTTACGAGTACAGCATGTTTTTGACCGAGAAGATGGTACGCCTCTTTATTACACTCTAGTTAACACAAAAGACTGGTGTAAAAATGAATTTGAAGTCATCCGTCAGTTCCGTGTAAATTCTCAGAATAGTCATCATCGTTACGATGTTATTATTTTAATTAATGGCTTACCTTTAGTTCAAATTGAACTTAAAACCTTAGATATTTCTCCTCGTCGTGCAATGCAACAAATTGTGGACTATAAAAATGATGTTGGTAATGGTTATACCAATACTCTATTTGTGTTCATGCAATTATTTATTGTTAGCAATCAAAAGCAAACTTATTATTTTAGCAATAACCAAGAGCAACATTTCAACTTCAATGCTGACGAACAGTTTTTACCAATTTATCAATGGGCTGATCCTGATAATCGTAAAGTCAATGATTTGCATGAGTTTTCTGAAAAGTTTCTAAATAAATGTAAACTAGGAAAAATGATCAGCCGTTATATGGTTCTAGTAACGACAGAACAAAAAATCTTGATCATGCGGCCTTATCAAATATATGCTGTTGAAGCGATCATCGAAACGATTAAACAAAATCGTGGTAATGGATATATCTGGCATACTACAGGTAGTGGTAAAACTTTAACTTCATTTAAAGCATCAACTTTACTTAAAGATAATCCCGATATTGAAAAATGCTTATTTGTGGTTGATCGCAAAGACTTAGATCGTCAAACACGTGAAGAATTCAATAAATTCCAAGACGGATGCGTTGAGGAAAATACCAATACAGCTTCATTAGTTCGACGCCTACTTTCTACGAACTATAGTAATAAGGTCATTGTAACCACAATTCAAAAGTTAGCGCTTGCGTTAAATGATCAGTCAGACAATCTTAAAAAAACTAAGAATTCACGTTCAAAATCTCCAAGCTTTAAAGAACAATTAAAACCTCTTCAAGATAAAAGAATCGCAATTATTTTTGATGAGTGTCATCGTTCACAGTTTGGTGAAAATCATCAAGCAATCAAAAAGTTTTTTCCTAAATCACAACTATTTGGATTTACTGGTACACCTATTTTTGGAAAAAATTCAACGGTGCAAAGGATAGATGGAAGAGAAGCAAGTTACGCTGAAACAAAAGATATTTTTCAACAACAGTTACACGCATATACCATTACTCATGCAATAGAAGATCAAAACGTTTTAAAGTTTAATATTGAATATTTTCGTGCTGCTCAGGTTGATCAAAATAAACCTATTACAGCTCGTGTGGGTGATCCTATAACCCAAGAAAAAATTGTTGAAGCCATTCTTAATAAGCATCATCACGCAACTCATGAGCGAAAGTTTAATGCCATATTTGCAACAAGCTCAATTAATGATGCAATTAGTTATTACCATTTATTTAAGACAAAACAAGAAGAATTATTAGAAACCAATCCAGATTACCACGTATTAAATATTGCTTGCGTTTTCTCTCCTCCTGCCGAAGGTGATGCTGATGTCAAACAGCTATCTGAAGATTTACCAAATGAGCAATTAGATAACTTAGATAAGCCAAATGAAAAAAAGCAAGCTTTAACTACAATCATCAATGATTATAACGCTCAATTTGGTACCAGTCACAGCTTGGCACAGTTTGATAATTACTATCAAGATGTTCAACAGCGCATTAAAGATCAGATATATCCAAATAGTCAGGCTTTTCCTCAAGCACAGAAAATTGATATCACGATTGTAGTTGATATGCTGCTTACAGGTTTTGATTCTAAATATCTTAGTACTTTATATGTCGATAAAAACCTAAAATATCATGGTTTAATTCAAGCATTTTCACGAACGAATCGAGTCTTAAATGATTCTAAACCTTATGGGACAATTATCGACTTCCGAGGCTTAGAGTCTGCTGTTGATGAGTCAGTAAAATTATTTTCCAACTTAGAAAAAGACGATCATATTAAAGAAATCTGGCTAGTTGAATCAGCTACACAAGTAATTGCTAAACTTGCTGTTGCTAAACAGAAACTCGATACGTTCATGCAATCAAAAGGGCTACCAACCACCCCTGAAGAAGTTATTAACTTACAAGGCGATACCGCAAAAGCTGAATTTATTAATAAATTCAAAGAAATTCAACGCTTACAAACTCAATTAAGTCAATACACAGATTTAACTGAAGAGCAAACTGAATCTATCAATAAGATTATGCCTAAAGATGAATTGAGAAGTTTTCAATCTGTTTACTTAGAGACTGCAAAGCGTTTAAAGCCAAAGCAAGACAATCCAGATAATGTCTCAGATGAGACAGTACAGCAAGTTGATTTTGAATTTGTCTTATTTAACTCTGCAATGATTGACTATGACTACATCATGAAACTGATTAGTGATTACAGCCATACATCACCTGAAAAACAGAGTATGACCCGTGAAGAGCTGCTCAATCTAATTAGCAGCGATGCTAAGTTTGTCGATGATGCTGAAGATATCAAGGAATATATCTTCAGTTTAAAAATCGGTGAAGGTTTGAGTGTAGAAGATATCAAATGTGGTTTTGAGCAATTTAAACTAGAAAAAACTGACTATAAAATTGAAGAAATCGCTGAAAAATATGGTTTAGAAGATGAAGCTCTCAGACTCTTTGTTGATGCAACACTAGCTCTCATGATTTTAGATAATGATTTACTACATGAGTTACTTTCCCCGCTTGGCTTAGGCTGGAAAGAACGTAGTAAAACTCGTAAAGCTTTAATACAGGATTTAACTGAACCAATGCAAAAACGTGCTAATGGGCGTGAAATTTCTGGGTGGGGTGCACATGTTAAATAA
- a CDS encoding IS1 family transposase (programmed frameshift) yields the protein MASLPIHCPACSATKGVVRNGKSTSGHQRYLYQHCRKTWLLSFTYAASYPGKPQQIIDIAMNGVGCRATAEIMGIGLNTVLRHFKKLKPLSVTTRLNPGAEVIICAELDEQWGWVGSKSHPRWLFYAYNKQHKSVIAHVFGERNLDTLERLLALLSEFDIVVWMTDGWPAYAKRLKREIHTNSKRFTQRIERHNLNLRQHIARLGRKTLSFSKSVELHDKVIGYYVTLNHYQ from the exons ATGGCTTCCCTACCTATTCATTGTCCTGCTTGTTCTGCAACTAAAGGTGTCGTACGTAACGGTAAAAGCACTTCCGGCCATCAACGTTATCTCTATCAACATTGCCGTAAGACATGGCTGCTCTCTTTCACTTATGCCGCTTCTTATCCGGGTAAGCCTCAACAAATTATCGACATCGCTATGAATGGCGTCGGGTGTCGGGCAACAGCAGAAATTATGGGAATTGGACTCAATACGGTTCTTCGCCACT TTAAAAAACTTAAACCACTCTCAGTAACAACGAGACTTAACCCCGGTGCTGAAGTCATTATCTGTGCAGAGCTTGATGAACAGTGGGGTTGGGTAGGCTCCAAGTCTCACCCTAGATGGCTGTTTTATGCCTATAATAAACAGCATAAGTCGGTCATTGCTCATGTATTCGGAGAAAGAAATCTGGATACACTGGAACGTTTGCTGGCTCTACTCTCTGAGTTCGATATCGTGGTCTGGATGACAGATGGTTGGCCGGCTTACGCGAAAAGACTGAAGAGAGAGATACATACTAATAGTAAACGTTTTACTCAACGTATTGAACGGCATAACCTAAACCTAAGGCAGCATATCGCTCGTTTAGGGCGCAAGACGTTATCGTTTTCAAAGTCGGTTGAATTGCATGATAAGGTAATAGGGTATTACGTAACTTTAAATCACTACCAATAA
- a CDS encoding TnsA endonuclease N-terminal domain-containing protein, translating to MTVRDLSSRGRSHRVYGHKTKRTHHLLLDLELAIFLILEWNPFIQNIREQFPLRIEQTEEIADLNFIPHPAVRGIKQIMSTDFYVFSSDPINPRFSIQAKYQKDLENIRTIEKLEIERRYWKSKEIPVVTPIYW from the coding sequence TTGACTGTCCGTGATCTATCGTCACGTGGTCGCTCTCATCGAGTTTATGGTCATAAAACGAAGCGGACACACCATTTACTATTAGACTTAGAGCTTGCTATTTTCTTAATTTTAGAATGGAATCCATTTATTCAAAATATACGAGAACAATTCCCTCTTCGAATAGAACAAACTGAAGAAATTGCCGATTTAAATTTTATTCCACACCCAGCCGTTAGAGGCATTAAGCAGATAATGAGTACGGATTTTTATGTATTCAGTTCCGACCCTATAAATCCTCGATTTAGTATACAGGCTAAATATCAGAAAGACCTTGAAAATATCCGTACAATTGAAAAGCTAGAAATCGAACGACGTTATTGGAAAAGTAAAGAAATTCCGGTGGTGACTCCAATTTATTGGTAG